In a genomic window of Acropora muricata isolate sample 2 chromosome 2, ASM3666990v1, whole genome shotgun sequence:
- the LOC136908773 gene encoding uncharacterized protein, whose product MAKPKRKVFSYIATLFGVSVYSCACYYYYFGPSSKSGLALVKELPSWAAHTRFYDFRRDWFRQHRARVDWKSMLKPCIDNTQWGVEKKYWGKENRSSARTSQVVYTDIRPAGEFSKIFIQSKTADNRTKLIGGDSWRVNLRGPSSLGATVFDHENGTYEILFLIMEPGNYQVIIFLDFSLCDGLKDPPADWFIKGNADGKEQEKGTLDPIPIDQYLLEPFNEGKPFNITVPNATLATRFIDELSYNAGSCTQTCNYLWDGFGRWANKRWRPYLEESFDWSLPKGYQRKGTLSVYGDSVSYIFGRWVLSRALCKTLYEGCITSYQWIYPFIRGHQDDDDDLDFRPEIVIENIRKVLTSSEMQREGSLMVLNNGIHFAMSLNFTTYQELLRNLIHSLKKTQENNLNYTAKIIWKTTTAIRQEKNNEKNTTSWRFFTAQRVALFSAFATSAMCNAGFDVVDVYPLSDASPDGAYDYAHYKPRVFWDLETLLEKYKTQNNEKLDDNKWKNALKRCIG is encoded by the exons ATGGCCAAGCCAAAACGTAAAGTGTTCTCCTATATTGCGACCTTATTTGGAGTCTCTGTTTACTCTTGtgcttgttattattattattttgggcCTAGTTCGAAAAGTGGACTTGCTCTTGTAAAAGAATTGCCATCATGGGCAGCTCATACGCGATTTTACGACTTCCGGCGCGATTGGTTCCGTCAGCACCGCGCACGCGTGGACTGGAAGAGCATGCTCAAACCCTGCATTGATAACACCCAATGGGGAGTGGAGAAGAAATACTGGGGTAAGGAAAATCGAAGCAGCGCCAGAACCAGTCAAGTCGTTTACACAGACATTAGACCAGCGGGAGAGTTCAGCAAGATTTTCATCCAATCAAAGACTGCGGATAATCGAACGAAGCTGATTGGTGGTGACTCTTGGAGAGTTAACCTACGTGGTCCGTCAAGCCTTGGGGCCACTGTATTTGACCATGAAAACGGAACTTACGAGATTTTGTTTCTTATCATGGAGCCTGGAAATTATCAAGTAATAATCTTCCTTGATTTTAGTCTTTGCGATGGTCTCAAGGACCCACCAGCTGACTGGTTTATCAAAGGAAACGCAGATGGGAAGGAACAGGAAAAGGGAACTTTGGATCCCATTCCTATTGACCAGTATCTGCTGGAGCCCTTCAACGAAGGGAAGCCCTTTAATATAACTGTACCAAATGCAACGTTGGCTACACGGTTTATAG ACGAACTTTCCTACAACGCTGGATCGTGTACACAGACTTGTAATTATTTATGGGATGGGTTTGGACGGTGGGCCAACAAGAGATGGAGACCATATCTCGAAG AATCTTTTGACTGGTCCCTGCCAAAAGGATATCAACGTAAAGGCACACTGAGTGTCTATGGTGACTCCGTAAGTTATATTTTTGGTCGCTGGGTGCTGTCAAGGGCGTTATGTAAAACTCTCTACGAGGGCTGCATTACATCGTACCAGTGGATATATCCATTCATTAGAGGGCACCAagacgatgacgatgatcttGACTTCAGACCTGAAATTGTCATAGAGAATATACGGAAAGTCTTAACTAGCTCTGAAATGCAGAGAGAAGGAAGCCTTATGGTTCTAAACAACGGGATTCATTTTGCAATGAGTCTGAATTTTACAACTTATCAGGAACTTTTAAGAAACCTGATCCACAGTTTGAAAAAGACTCAAGAGAACAATCTAAACTACACTGCTAAAATCATTTGGAAGACGACCACTGCCATTCGCCAAgaaaagaacaatgaaaaaaatacgACTAGTTGGAGGTTTTTCACTGCACAG AGAGTTGCCTTGTTCAGTGCCTTCGCCACGTCTGCTATGTGCAATGCAGGTTTTGACGTCGTAGATGTTTATCCCCTTAGCGACGCCTCTCCTGATGGAGCTTATGATTATGCTCACTACAAACCTCGCGTTTTCTGGGATCTGGAAACGTTACTGGAGAAATACAAAACTCAAAATAACGAGAAACTGGACGACAACAAATGGAAAAATGCACTGAAACGTTGCATAGGTTGA